A genomic window from Passer domesticus isolate bPasDom1 chromosome Z, bPasDom1.hap1, whole genome shotgun sequence includes:
- the LOC135289581 gene encoding uncharacterized protein LOC135289581 isoform X3, whose protein sequence is MSKEISAAVFAAYTVYYSGYYLSHLARHLIRALRNADHERTERTAFSPLAPSTPGEETEEEQIEGYDRKSPSLVTPEPEYAESETEPTAISPLAPSAPGEEAEEEQIEGLDRKSPSLVTPEPEYAEPETEPTAVSPLAPSAPGEEAEEEQIEGYDRKSPSLVTPEPEYAESETEPTAISPLAPSAPGEEAEEEQIEGLDRKSPSLVTPEPEYAESETEPTAISPLAPSAPGEEAEEEQIEGSKRPSLVTPESEYAESETEPTVISPLAPSAPGEEAEEEQIEGYDRKSPSLVTPEPEYAESETEPTAISPLAPSAPGEEAEEEHIEGSKRPSLVTPESEYAESETEPTAISPLAPSAPGEEAEEEQIEGYDLKSPSLVTPEPEYAESETEPTAISPLAPSAPGEEAEEEQIEGLDHKSPSLVTPEPEYAESVTEPTAISPLAPSAPGEEAEEEKIEGYDRKSPSLVTPEPEYAESETEPTAISPLAPSAPGEEAEEEQIEGLDRKSPSLVTPEPEYAKSETEPTAISPLAPSAPGEEAEEEQIEGLDRKSPSLVTPEPEYAESETEPTAISPLAPSAPGEEAEEEKTEGLDRKSPSLVTPEPEYAESDIKAEQQAVLPEAQSDTMEVKRKNEEDITRIEEEMTLPQHRGDQQNQVGERVAATPLTKLPLSCFLEKMKEQMDADLQKAQAKWKAREMNQKEEMKIIREKLNPLPQALQKQVQVLTSHLAASEDFQQMSGNEEPQRWRKAQIYKGSVTKPAASASLPKGAFAPRPEKRRRGSLLISRVDRAAAQQQESEDDSLKLLRKMVTMENPTTKYTELGNIGRGTFGDVCRALNNATGGEVAIKKINLQGLRKKELKVNELRIMKMNRNPNLINYLDSYLLGEHLCLVMEYMDGGTLRDVISKCYLSEDETAAISRECLRGLDFLHSNHVIHLDVKSRNILLGTDGSVKLADFGLFAELTPEQNRQSSMACTSGWMAPEVVTGQPYGPKVDIWSFGIVGIEMVEREVPYWNETPGTAELLTARGGGPQLRQPNRFSPCLCDFLSCCLQPDVMCRWSAKDLLQHPFVTSAKPVSTLAALFNLAKKKKKKQEETRM, encoded by the exons ATGAGTAAGGAAATTTCTGCCGCAGTTTTTGCTGCTTACACCGTTTATTATTCCGGCTATTACCTGAGTCACCTGGCAC GTCATCTGATCCGTGCACTCAGAAATGCTGATCATGAG agGACAGAACGAACAGCCTTCTCTCCCCTGGCCCCCTCTACTCCTGGAGAAGAAACCGAAGAGGAACAAATTGAGGGATATGACCGCAAGAGTCCATCTCTTGTCACACCTGAGCCTGAATATGCCGAGTCT gagACTGAACCAACAGCCATCTCTCCTCTGgcaccctctgctcctggagaagaagcGGAAGAGGAGCAAATAGAGGGATTGGACCGCAAGAGTCCATCTCTTGTCACACCAGAGCCTGAATATGCCGAGCCT gagACTGAAccaacagccgtctctcccctggccccctctgctcctggagaagaagcTGAAGAGGAGCAAATTGAGGGATATGATCGCAAGAGTCCATCTCTGGTCACACCAGAGCCTGAATATGCCGAGTCT gagACTGAACCAACAGCCATCTCTCCCCTGgcaccctctgctcctggagaagaagcTGAAGAGGAGCAAATTGAGGGATTAGACCGCAAGAGTCCATCTCTGGTCACACCTGAGCCTGAATATGCCGAGTCT gagACTGAACCAACAGCCATCTCTCCCCTGgcaccctctgctcctggagaagaagcTGAAGAGGAGCAAATTGAGGGAAGCAAGCGTCCATCTCTGGTCACACCAGAATCTGAATATGCAGAGTCT gagACTGAACCAACAGTcatctctcccctggctccctctgctcctggagaagaagcTGAAGAGGAGCAAATTGAGGGATATGATCGCAAGAGTCCATCTCTGGTCACACCAGAGCCTGAATATGCCGAGTCT gagACTGAACCAACAGCCATCTCTCCTCTGgccccctctgctcctggagaagaagcTGAAGAGGAGCATATTGAGGGAAGCAAGCGTCCATCTCTGGTCACACCAGAATCTGAATATGCAGAGTCT gagACTGAACCAACAGCCATCTCTCCTCTGgcaccctctgctcctggagaagaagcTGAAGAGGAGCAAATTGAGGGATATGATCTCAAGAGTCCATCTCTGGTCACACCAGAGCCTGAATATGCCGAGTCT GAGACTGAACCAACAGCCATCTCTCCCCTGgccccctctgctcctggagaagaagcTGAAGAGGAGCAAATTGAGGGATTAGACCACAAGAGTCCATCTCTGGTCACACCAGAGCCTGAATATGCCGAGTCT gtgactgaACCAACAGCCATCTCTCCCCTGgcaccctctgctcctggagaagaagcTGAAGAGGAGAAAATTGAGGGATATGATCGCAAGAGTCCATCTCTGGTCACACCAGAGCCTGAATATGCCGAGTCT gagACTGAACCAACAGCCATCTCTCCCCTGgcaccctctgctcctggagaagaagcTGAAGAGGAGCAAATTGAGGGATTAGACCGCAAGAGTCCATCTCTGGTCACACCAGAGCCTGAATATGCCAAGTCT gagACTGAACCAACAGCCATCTCTCCTCTGgccccctctgctcctggagaagaagcTGAAGAGGAGCAAATTGAGGGATTAGACCGCAAGAGTCCATCTCTGGTCACACCAGAGCCTGAATATGCCGAGTCT gagACTGAACCAACAGCCATCTCTCCTCTGgcaccctctgctcctggagaagaagcTGAAGAGGAGAAAACTGAGGGATTAGACCGCAAGAGTCCATCTCTGGTCACACCAGAGCCTGAATATGCCGAGTCT GACATCAAAGCAGAACAGCAAGCAGTGCTGCCTGAAGCTCAGAGTGACACTATGGAAGTGAAGAGAAAGAACGAGGAAGACATAACAAGAATTGAAGAGGAGATGACTCTCCCTCAGCACAGAGGCGATCAACAAAATCAGGTGGGTGAAAGAGTGGCAGCCACTCCACTTACAAAACTTCCTCTCTCTTGCTTTTTAGAAAAAATGAAGGAGCAGATGGATGCAGACTTGCAGAAAGCTCAGGCTAAGTGGAAGGCAAGGGAGATGAATCAGAAGGAAGAAATGAAGATCATCCGAGAGAAACTTAATCCCCTCCCTCAGGCTCTACAAAAGCAA GTGCAAGTGTTGACATCTCACCTGGCAGCCTCTGAAGATTTCCAGCAAATGTCTGGCAATGAGGAGCCCCAACGTTGGCGTAAGGCACAG ATCTACAAAGGCTCTGTCACCAAACCTGCTGCATCAGCATCATTGCCTAAAGGAGCCTTTGCTCCCCGACCTGAGAAGAGGAGGCGGGGGAGTTTGCTCATCTCCCGTGTTGACcgagctgctgctcagcaacAGGAGAGTGAGGATGACTCCCTGAAGCTACTGA GGAAAATGGTGACCATGGAAAATCCCACAACGAAATACACAGAACTGGGAAATATTGGCAGGGG gaCTTTTGGAGATGTTTGCAGAGCACTCAACAATGCCACAGGGGGAGAG GTGgccataaagaaaataaatcttcagGGACTGAGAAAGAAGGAATTAAAAGTCAATGAACTCAGGATCATGAAGATGAATAGGAATCCCAACCTGATCAACTATTTAGACAG ctacCTTCTGGGTGAACACCTCTGCCTGGTTATGGAATACATGGATGGAGGCACTCTGAGAGATGTCATCAGCAAGTGCTACCTGTCTGAAGATGAGACAGCAGCCATCAGTCGGGAG tgcctgcgaggactggattttcttcactcgAACCATGTGATCCATCTAGATGTGAAGAGTCGCAACATCCTTCTTGGAACCGATGGCTCTGTCAAGCTGG CTGACTTTGGCCTCTTTGCTGAGCTCACCCCTGAGCAGAATAGACAAAGCTCCATGGCCTGCACTTCGGGGTGGATGGCGCCTGAAGTGGTGACAGGTCAAccatatggccccaaagtggacatatggtcTTTCGGAATCGTGGGCATTGAAATGGTGGAACGAGAAGTTCCTTATTGGAATGAAACTCCTGGCACA GCTGAACTCCTGACAGCCAGAGGAGGGGGACCACAACTGCGGCAGCCAAACCGATTCTCGCCTTGCCTgtgtgacttcctgagctgctgcctgcagccagatGTGATGTGTCGCTGGTCTGCCAAGGAtctcctgcag CATCCATTTGTAACATCAGCAAAGCCAGTGTCCACCCTGGCAGCACTCTTCAACTTGgcgaagaagaagaagaagaagcaggAAGAGACAAGAATGTAA
- the LOC135289581 gene encoding uncharacterized protein LOC135289581 isoform X11, which yields MSKEISAAVFAAYTVYYSGYYLSHLARHLIRALRNADHERTERTAFSPLAPSTPGEETEEEQIEGYDRKSPSLVTPEPEYAESETEPTAISPLAPSAPGEEAEEEQIEGLDRKSPSLVTPEPEYAEPETEPTAVSPLAPSAPGEEAEEEQIEGYDRKSPSLVTPEPEYAESETEPTAISPLAPSAPGEEAEEEQIEGLDRKSPSLVTPEPEYAESETEPTVISPLAPSAPGEEAEEEQIEGYDRKSPSLVTPEPEYAESETEPTAISPLAPSAPGEEAEEEHIEGSKRPSLVTPESEYAESETEPTAISPLAPSAPGEEAEEEQIEGYDLKSPSLVTPEPEYAESETEPTAISPLAPSAPGEEAEEEQIEGLDHKSPSLVTPEPEYAESVTEPTAISPLAPSAPGEEAEEEKIEGYDRKSPSLVTPEPEYAESETEPTAISPLAPSAPGEEAEEEQIEGLDRKSPSLVTPEPEYAKSETEPTAISPLAPSAPGEEAEEEQIEGLDRKSPSLVTPEPEYAESETEPTAISPLAPSAPGEEAEEEKTEGLDRKSPSLVTPEPEYAESDIKAEQQAVLPEAQSDTMEVKRKNEEDITRIEEEMTLPQHRGDQQNQVGERVAATPLTKLPLSCFLEKMKEQMDADLQKAQAKWKAREMNQKEEMKIIREKLNPLPQALQKQVQVLTSHLAASEDFQQMSGNEEPQRWRKAQIYKGSVTKPAASASLPKGAFAPRPEKRRRGSLLISRVDRAAAQQQESEDDSLKLLRKMVTMENPTTKYTELGNIGRGTFGDVCRALNNATGGEVAIKKINLQGLRKKELKVNELRIMKMNRNPNLINYLDSYLLGEHLCLVMEYMDGGTLRDVISKCYLSEDETAAISRECLRGLDFLHSNHVIHLDVKSRNILLGTDGSVKLADFGLFAELTPEQNRQSSMACTSGWMAPEVVTGQPYGPKVDIWSFGIVGIEMVEREVPYWNETPGTAELLTARGGGPQLRQPNRFSPCLCDFLSCCLQPDVMCRWSAKDLLQHPFVTSAKPVSTLAALFNLAKKKKKKQEETRM from the exons ATGAGTAAGGAAATTTCTGCCGCAGTTTTTGCTGCTTACACCGTTTATTATTCCGGCTATTACCTGAGTCACCTGGCAC GTCATCTGATCCGTGCACTCAGAAATGCTGATCATGAG agGACAGAACGAACAGCCTTCTCTCCCCTGGCCCCCTCTACTCCTGGAGAAGAAACCGAAGAGGAACAAATTGAGGGATATGACCGCAAGAGTCCATCTCTTGTCACACCTGAGCCTGAATATGCCGAGTCT gagACTGAACCAACAGCCATCTCTCCTCTGgcaccctctgctcctggagaagaagcGGAAGAGGAGCAAATAGAGGGATTGGACCGCAAGAGTCCATCTCTTGTCACACCAGAGCCTGAATATGCCGAGCCT gagACTGAAccaacagccgtctctcccctggccccctctgctcctggagaagaagcTGAAGAGGAGCAAATTGAGGGATATGATCGCAAGAGTCCATCTCTGGTCACACCAGAGCCTGAATATGCCGAGTCT gagACTGAACCAACAGCCATCTCTCCCCTGgcaccctctgctcctggagaagaagcTGAAGAGGAGCAAATTGAGGGATTAGACCGCAAGAGTCCATCTCTGGTCACACCTGAGCCTGAATATGCCGAGTCT gagACTGAACCAACAGTcatctctcccctggctccctctgctcctggagaagaagcTGAAGAGGAGCAAATTGAGGGATATGATCGCAAGAGTCCATCTCTGGTCACACCAGAGCCTGAATATGCCGAGTCT gagACTGAACCAACAGCCATCTCTCCTCTGgccccctctgctcctggagaagaagcTGAAGAGGAGCATATTGAGGGAAGCAAGCGTCCATCTCTGGTCACACCAGAATCTGAATATGCAGAGTCT gagACTGAACCAACAGCCATCTCTCCTCTGgcaccctctgctcctggagaagaagcTGAAGAGGAGCAAATTGAGGGATATGATCTCAAGAGTCCATCTCTGGTCACACCAGAGCCTGAATATGCCGAGTCT GAGACTGAACCAACAGCCATCTCTCCCCTGgccccctctgctcctggagaagaagcTGAAGAGGAGCAAATTGAGGGATTAGACCACAAGAGTCCATCTCTGGTCACACCAGAGCCTGAATATGCCGAGTCT gtgactgaACCAACAGCCATCTCTCCCCTGgcaccctctgctcctggagaagaagcTGAAGAGGAGAAAATTGAGGGATATGATCGCAAGAGTCCATCTCTGGTCACACCAGAGCCTGAATATGCCGAGTCT gagACTGAACCAACAGCCATCTCTCCCCTGgcaccctctgctcctggagaagaagcTGAAGAGGAGCAAATTGAGGGATTAGACCGCAAGAGTCCATCTCTGGTCACACCAGAGCCTGAATATGCCAAGTCT gagACTGAACCAACAGCCATCTCTCCTCTGgccccctctgctcctggagaagaagcTGAAGAGGAGCAAATTGAGGGATTAGACCGCAAGAGTCCATCTCTGGTCACACCAGAGCCTGAATATGCCGAGTCT gagACTGAACCAACAGCCATCTCTCCTCTGgcaccctctgctcctggagaagaagcTGAAGAGGAGAAAACTGAGGGATTAGACCGCAAGAGTCCATCTCTGGTCACACCAGAGCCTGAATATGCCGAGTCT GACATCAAAGCAGAACAGCAAGCAGTGCTGCCTGAAGCTCAGAGTGACACTATGGAAGTGAAGAGAAAGAACGAGGAAGACATAACAAGAATTGAAGAGGAGATGACTCTCCCTCAGCACAGAGGCGATCAACAAAATCAGGTGGGTGAAAGAGTGGCAGCCACTCCACTTACAAAACTTCCTCTCTCTTGCTTTTTAGAAAAAATGAAGGAGCAGATGGATGCAGACTTGCAGAAAGCTCAGGCTAAGTGGAAGGCAAGGGAGATGAATCAGAAGGAAGAAATGAAGATCATCCGAGAGAAACTTAATCCCCTCCCTCAGGCTCTACAAAAGCAA GTGCAAGTGTTGACATCTCACCTGGCAGCCTCTGAAGATTTCCAGCAAATGTCTGGCAATGAGGAGCCCCAACGTTGGCGTAAGGCACAG ATCTACAAAGGCTCTGTCACCAAACCTGCTGCATCAGCATCATTGCCTAAAGGAGCCTTTGCTCCCCGACCTGAGAAGAGGAGGCGGGGGAGTTTGCTCATCTCCCGTGTTGACcgagctgctgctcagcaacAGGAGAGTGAGGATGACTCCCTGAAGCTACTGA GGAAAATGGTGACCATGGAAAATCCCACAACGAAATACACAGAACTGGGAAATATTGGCAGGGG gaCTTTTGGAGATGTTTGCAGAGCACTCAACAATGCCACAGGGGGAGAG GTGgccataaagaaaataaatcttcagGGACTGAGAAAGAAGGAATTAAAAGTCAATGAACTCAGGATCATGAAGATGAATAGGAATCCCAACCTGATCAACTATTTAGACAG ctacCTTCTGGGTGAACACCTCTGCCTGGTTATGGAATACATGGATGGAGGCACTCTGAGAGATGTCATCAGCAAGTGCTACCTGTCTGAAGATGAGACAGCAGCCATCAGTCGGGAG tgcctgcgaggactggattttcttcactcgAACCATGTGATCCATCTAGATGTGAAGAGTCGCAACATCCTTCTTGGAACCGATGGCTCTGTCAAGCTGG CTGACTTTGGCCTCTTTGCTGAGCTCACCCCTGAGCAGAATAGACAAAGCTCCATGGCCTGCACTTCGGGGTGGATGGCGCCTGAAGTGGTGACAGGTCAAccatatggccccaaagtggacatatggtcTTTCGGAATCGTGGGCATTGAAATGGTGGAACGAGAAGTTCCTTATTGGAATGAAACTCCTGGCACA GCTGAACTCCTGACAGCCAGAGGAGGGGGACCACAACTGCGGCAGCCAAACCGATTCTCGCCTTGCCTgtgtgacttcctgagctgctgcctgcagccagatGTGATGTGTCGCTGGTCTGCCAAGGAtctcctgcag CATCCATTTGTAACATCAGCAAAGCCAGTGTCCACCCTGGCAGCACTCTTCAACTTGgcgaagaagaagaagaagaagcaggAAGAGACAAGAATGTAA
- the LOC135289581 gene encoding uncharacterized protein LOC135289581 isoform X8, with protein MSKEISAAVFAAYTVYYSGYYLSHLARHLIRALRNADHERTERTAFSPLAPSTPGEETEEEQIEGYDRKSPSLVTPEPEYAESETEPTAISPLAPSAPGEEAEEEQIEGLDRKSPSLVTPEPEYAEPETEPTAVSPLAPSAPGEEAEEEQIEGYDRKSPSLVTPEPEYAESETEPTAISPLAPSAPGEEAEEEQIEGSKRPSLVTPESEYAESVTEPTAISPLAPSASGEEVEEEQIEGLDHKSPSLVTPEPEYAESETEPTVISPLAPSAPGEEAEEEQIEGYDRKSPSLVTPEPEYAESETEPTAISPLAPSAPGEEAEEEHIEGSKRPSLVTPESEYAESETEPTAISPLAPSAPGEEAEEEQIEGYDLKSPSLVTPEPEYAESETEPTAISPLAPSAPGEEAEEEQIEGLDHKSPSLVTPEPEYAESVTEPTAISPLAPSAPGEEAEEEKIEGYDRKSPSLVTPEPEYAESETEPTAISPLAPSAPGEEAEEEQIEGLDRKSPSLVTPEPEYAKSETEPTAISPLAPSAPGEEAEEEQIEGLDRKSPSLVTPEPEYAESETEPTAISPLAPSAPGEEAEEEKTEGLDRKSPSLVTPEPEYAESDIKAEQQAVLPEAQSDTMEVKRKNEEDITRIEEEMTLPQHRGDQQNQVGERVAATPLTKLPLSCFLEKMKEQMDADLQKAQAKWKAREMNQKEEMKIIREKLNPLPQALQKQVQVLTSHLAASEDFQQMSGNEEPQRWRKAQIYKGSVTKPAASASLPKGAFAPRPEKRRRGSLLISRVDRAAAQQQESEDDSLKLLRKMVTMENPTTKYTELGNIGRGTFGDVCRALNNATGGEVAIKKINLQGLRKKELKVNELRIMKMNRNPNLINYLDSYLLGEHLCLVMEYMDGGTLRDVISKCYLSEDETAAISRECLRGLDFLHSNHVIHLDVKSRNILLGTDGSVKLADFGLFAELTPEQNRQSSMACTSGWMAPEVVTGQPYGPKVDIWSFGIVGIEMVEREVPYWNETPGTAELLTARGGGPQLRQPNRFSPCLCDFLSCCLQPDVMCRWSAKDLLQHPFVTSAKPVSTLAALFNLAKKKKKKQEETRM; from the exons ATGAGTAAGGAAATTTCTGCCGCAGTTTTTGCTGCTTACACCGTTTATTATTCCGGCTATTACCTGAGTCACCTGGCAC GTCATCTGATCCGTGCACTCAGAAATGCTGATCATGAG agGACAGAACGAACAGCCTTCTCTCCCCTGGCCCCCTCTACTCCTGGAGAAGAAACCGAAGAGGAACAAATTGAGGGATATGACCGCAAGAGTCCATCTCTTGTCACACCTGAGCCTGAATATGCCGAGTCT gagACTGAACCAACAGCCATCTCTCCTCTGgcaccctctgctcctggagaagaagcGGAAGAGGAGCAAATAGAGGGATTGGACCGCAAGAGTCCATCTCTTGTCACACCAGAGCCTGAATATGCCGAGCCT gagACTGAAccaacagccgtctctcccctggccccctctgctcctggagaagaagcTGAAGAGGAGCAAATTGAGGGATATGATCGCAAGAGTCCATCTCTGGTCACACCAGAGCCTGAATATGCCGAGTCT gagACTGAACCAACAGCCATCTCTCCCCTGgcaccctctgctcctggagaagaagcTGAAGAGGAGCAAATTGAGGGAAGCAAGCGTCCATCTCTGGTCACACCAGAATCTGAATATGCAGAGTCT gtgactgaACCAACAGCCATCTCTCCCCTGGCACCCTCTGCTTCTGGAGAAGAAGTCGAAGAGGAGCAAATTGAGGGATTAGACCACAAGAGTCCATCTCTGGTCACACCAGAGCCTGAATATGCCGAGTCT gagACTGAACCAACAGTcatctctcccctggctccctctgctcctggagaagaagcTGAAGAGGAGCAAATTGAGGGATATGATCGCAAGAGTCCATCTCTGGTCACACCAGAGCCTGAATATGCCGAGTCT gagACTGAACCAACAGCCATCTCTCCTCTGgccccctctgctcctggagaagaagcTGAAGAGGAGCATATTGAGGGAAGCAAGCGTCCATCTCTGGTCACACCAGAATCTGAATATGCAGAGTCT gagACTGAACCAACAGCCATCTCTCCTCTGgcaccctctgctcctggagaagaagcTGAAGAGGAGCAAATTGAGGGATATGATCTCAAGAGTCCATCTCTGGTCACACCAGAGCCTGAATATGCCGAGTCT GAGACTGAACCAACAGCCATCTCTCCCCTGgccccctctgctcctggagaagaagcTGAAGAGGAGCAAATTGAGGGATTAGACCACAAGAGTCCATCTCTGGTCACACCAGAGCCTGAATATGCCGAGTCT gtgactgaACCAACAGCCATCTCTCCCCTGgcaccctctgctcctggagaagaagcTGAAGAGGAGAAAATTGAGGGATATGATCGCAAGAGTCCATCTCTGGTCACACCAGAGCCTGAATATGCCGAGTCT gagACTGAACCAACAGCCATCTCTCCCCTGgcaccctctgctcctggagaagaagcTGAAGAGGAGCAAATTGAGGGATTAGACCGCAAGAGTCCATCTCTGGTCACACCAGAGCCTGAATATGCCAAGTCT gagACTGAACCAACAGCCATCTCTCCTCTGgccccctctgctcctggagaagaagcTGAAGAGGAGCAAATTGAGGGATTAGACCGCAAGAGTCCATCTCTGGTCACACCAGAGCCTGAATATGCCGAGTCT gagACTGAACCAACAGCCATCTCTCCTCTGgcaccctctgctcctggagaagaagcTGAAGAGGAGAAAACTGAGGGATTAGACCGCAAGAGTCCATCTCTGGTCACACCAGAGCCTGAATATGCCGAGTCT GACATCAAAGCAGAACAGCAAGCAGTGCTGCCTGAAGCTCAGAGTGACACTATGGAAGTGAAGAGAAAGAACGAGGAAGACATAACAAGAATTGAAGAGGAGATGACTCTCCCTCAGCACAGAGGCGATCAACAAAATCAGGTGGGTGAAAGAGTGGCAGCCACTCCACTTACAAAACTTCCTCTCTCTTGCTTTTTAGAAAAAATGAAGGAGCAGATGGATGCAGACTTGCAGAAAGCTCAGGCTAAGTGGAAGGCAAGGGAGATGAATCAGAAGGAAGAAATGAAGATCATCCGAGAGAAACTTAATCCCCTCCCTCAGGCTCTACAAAAGCAA GTGCAAGTGTTGACATCTCACCTGGCAGCCTCTGAAGATTTCCAGCAAATGTCTGGCAATGAGGAGCCCCAACGTTGGCGTAAGGCACAG ATCTACAAAGGCTCTGTCACCAAACCTGCTGCATCAGCATCATTGCCTAAAGGAGCCTTTGCTCCCCGACCTGAGAAGAGGAGGCGGGGGAGTTTGCTCATCTCCCGTGTTGACcgagctgctgctcagcaacAGGAGAGTGAGGATGACTCCCTGAAGCTACTGA GGAAAATGGTGACCATGGAAAATCCCACAACGAAATACACAGAACTGGGAAATATTGGCAGGGG gaCTTTTGGAGATGTTTGCAGAGCACTCAACAATGCCACAGGGGGAGAG GTGgccataaagaaaataaatcttcagGGACTGAGAAAGAAGGAATTAAAAGTCAATGAACTCAGGATCATGAAGATGAATAGGAATCCCAACCTGATCAACTATTTAGACAG ctacCTTCTGGGTGAACACCTCTGCCTGGTTATGGAATACATGGATGGAGGCACTCTGAGAGATGTCATCAGCAAGTGCTACCTGTCTGAAGATGAGACAGCAGCCATCAGTCGGGAG tgcctgcgaggactggattttcttcactcgAACCATGTGATCCATCTAGATGTGAAGAGTCGCAACATCCTTCTTGGAACCGATGGCTCTGTCAAGCTGG CTGACTTTGGCCTCTTTGCTGAGCTCACCCCTGAGCAGAATAGACAAAGCTCCATGGCCTGCACTTCGGGGTGGATGGCGCCTGAAGTGGTGACAGGTCAAccatatggccccaaagtggacatatggtcTTTCGGAATCGTGGGCATTGAAATGGTGGAACGAGAAGTTCCTTATTGGAATGAAACTCCTGGCACA GCTGAACTCCTGACAGCCAGAGGAGGGGGACCACAACTGCGGCAGCCAAACCGATTCTCGCCTTGCCTgtgtgacttcctgagctgctgcctgcagccagatGTGATGTGTCGCTGGTCTGCCAAGGAtctcctgcag CATCCATTTGTAACATCAGCAAAGCCAGTGTCCACCCTGGCAGCACTCTTCAACTTGgcgaagaagaagaagaagaagcaggAAGAGACAAGAATGTAA